The genomic window ttgaatggaatagaggtgtaatagcataaggaaaaaaattaaaatgactagaatacccttaacaGAAATTTGTTTagataaatgattattgttattgttattaaattttaataaaattattaatatcagtaataaataatttaatcatattttaacataattattattaaatatattttaattaaaatatataatttaataaaattcttaataatcaatattcttatatgaatttattaaaatcataatatatgatactataaaatataatttaaaataattaatattaaatatattttaattaatattaaataattaatgttgACAAATGTTTGTTCTCATCTTGGTTACCATCAACATGCCCTTCATCTTCTAACTAATTGCCAGAATGCCACTATAAACAATAATTGCAGTCCTTCAATTCAGAAATGAAAATTTCTCCAGCCAAAGTGTCCAAATTGATGATAACAGGAATTCTTTACTAGTTGTGCAATAAAACAGATACATGAATCCGATATCCAAGGAAAGCTAAATCCTGCAAAAATTTTACATGTCTCTCTCAATTCTCAAGATCCTTCTccttttatatgtataaatacagTGGTTGTATAAGATAAATGATTTCCTCCCATGtatactttctttctttttttttatctgcAAAATTCATGGTGGGTAAACTCTATACATTGTTTTTTCTGGGTTTCTGAACATGGCTTTTCCAACTATAGCACTCGGATTTTGCATCTTCATCATCTTCCATGCTCTCACACCCTGTAGTGGAGGTCCCTCCGGTGTTTGTGGCTAACTGGAGAGGACCTTGAGGGGAACCCGACTGCGAACTGCTCCTTTTCGAGGATTCTCCAAACTGATCTTGACACATCCATGCATGACCACCACCCAAAACAAGGCCTGATTGATTTGCAGGGGTTGTTGTTGTTGTGGTAGCTGGAAGTCTTCGTGTGTGTAGCCGGTATTTCTGGAAATCAGAGAAGTTCTTACATCAATACTTGATAtcaaaacttgaaaagaaaacCATTAATAACAAGAAAGAACCCTCACCTGCAAATGACTCTTAACTTCATCATTGGTTAAGCCATCTACTTGCATAAGTTCCCTAATCTCAATTCCCAATAGATCTATGGAATCCCAGTTTCGAATATATTATCATCTATGGTCTCAAACAAAACTAGTTATACATGtataattcaaacacatattgAAAAACATTTGTTGGACTCTAATCTATATTTTCCATCATATTAAGTGCAAATCCAGTCTTCCCATTAACCAAACTTCTTAATTCTAATCTAGCAGGATAATAAACATGAGATAATATATTAACAAACGGCGAATTTTGTACACTCAATAACCATAAAAGAAATCATACATAAAACTACAGTAGCATATTATTTTTCAAGATGTTGTTCCTTCTAAACCTGCCCTTTATGACAGCAAGAGTCAACTTATACACAGGAAAAGATGAAAAGGAAAATATTTGCAAGTTTTTGAGACATCTTCAAACTCGTATCCGGAGATATACCAAAAAAAGGCCAGCCATGAATACTtcaggaaaagaaataaaagttgcAAGTCTAGACGCTGAAAAAAAGATCACATAGCTAAACAATAACATAATGTAATTTTGCTAACCTCAGAACCAAGCATTTTAGTGACTGTCAACAAAAGAATCTAAAGCTGCTGCCATCTTCTAAACTCACAAACTTAAAGAGATGCAGACAATTTAAAACTTCAAACAAAAGAAATGAGAACTTTGCATAACAAAGTAAAGAAACATAAACATCTAAAGCAACAATTTTGCACCAGTTAACACTCTGCCATGAATTGATACCGAAAAACGAGTGTTGAATTACAGATATAAAACTACAAATCCTGTTAGGATTAAAAGTTCATTCTTATTCCAGTTTTCATCTGATATTCTCACTCAACAGCAATTATCACCATTTTCTTCTCTACCTTATTGAAGCAAAAACACAGAACCAAACAGCAGAACAACCTGACATCAACTCTTCCACCAGAATCCAAACctctcaaaatcctaaactctcTGTTTCAATTTCTAAGAGAGAAAAACTACAAGAAATACTAGACAGAGAATGAGAAGGATGCATTGACAATCGGtccaacaaaaacaaacatcttCGACATATGAAAGAGGAGAGATTtgattaaaacaaatttaaatttaaaagaacTGCCATTGAGAACCTAACGACACTTTTTTATTGTCCATCTTGTTTTCAAGATGGATAAGGAAATATAATATTGGAAATGAGTGATCCTACGAATATTTACTaactgctatatatatatatatcaatatgttTTGCAACTGTATATCTTGAAAGTTTACCACTTAAGCATATGAAATCTCGAAGTTATACAAAAAGTTAGCACATTAATGATCTTGCAGGCAGTTTTGACGCAAGTGATTACTTtcaagaaaggaaaagaaaaaggcaaaTTGAAATTTTAAGCATTCAGGCAACATTATGGGATAATCAGGAATATATGTTAACAGGTTTTagttaaagaaagaaaaggatgaaCTGGCTAAAGTATATGGTAACGATATTACCAAAATTTTATCCTATTTAGGGTGTGTTATAAATGTTTCTATGGCTTAGCCAACAGAAATTCATTTCTAGAGGGAAACATAAGGATGAAATTACCAATTAATCGCATTACCCTAGTCAAAATGGATTGCATTTATTAAGTTCCTATGATATCTGCCAATTAAAAGTCTTCTAGTAATACAAATAATAGAAACTATTGACAGATATCAGTGgaagaaaaaataaacaatgaTATGAACTACagatgagaaagaaaaagaacttTAGCATAAAAATGATCTCCTCATCCAATTTATCTGCTTCAATAGGTGGTAAAAAGTAAAAGTAGGGTTGACTTCAACAACAAAATACCAGGATCATCACTAGCCAATCCCAATAAAggcattattaattatttaaaaaaaacctaaaagtatttacaatattcaaacataaaataacattattttaaaatGGTTATTCAAGGAATAAGAAGATAACCGGTTAAGATGAATTGCCAATGTGGGTACTCGTAGAAGAGGTCTCTTTACTTTGACAAGCTTGTGAAGAAATGAACCATCACTAGCCCTAACAATGACTCTTCCAGCAACACTTAGGTCTCTGTCGAACCAAGTGTGTCATAAACCACCTCCATAAGTTTGAGACAAGGACAGTCTGTATGTGCAGCAATAACATGAAAGCCATTACCAACAATGTACCTGCAAAACTAACACAGAATTCCCTTGAAATTTCTTTAATtccaaaagttttaaattaaaaattttcaagataTATTCCTCTCACTTTTCTCCTACGGCAAAAGCCACCAAACAAGACATGTTCCTAGTGAAGAAGTATCGTCCACCAGGCCTAAGGTCCCACTCATCATTCTCATTTAATAAATGAAAACCAGCAGCAATTAGTTGTCGTTTTGCTTCAGCTGTGTACAAGAAAATTTAACAAGTTTGGTCCAAGGCAAATAATTAGTGATTTTCTCTCAACGAGGCGTTGTCACTCAATGGCAAAGAGTAGGCCTTAGAACCTATATATCACGTTCGATTCCTTTAAAGCACTAATTTAATTCgac from Gossypium hirsutum isolate 1008001.06 chromosome D12, Gossypium_hirsutum_v2.1, whole genome shotgun sequence includes these protein-coding regions:
- the LOC107945595 gene encoding uncharacterized protein isoform X1 is translated as MATKSRAQLLHHPSAYFSRLPHSHSSFSINFRRRKFSVTPPLLCSSSSSPSASTNPSIVGDLLNYLNESWTQFHATAEAKRQLIAAGFHLLNENDEWDLRPGGRYFFTRNMSCLVAFAVGENFAGTLLVMAFMLLLHIQTVLVSNLWRWFMTHLVRQRPKCCWKSHC
- the LOC107945595 gene encoding probable aspartyl aminopeptidase isoform X2 codes for the protein MATKSRAQLLHHPSAYFSRLPHSHSSFSINFRRRKFSVTPPLLCSSSSSPSASTNPSIVGDLLNYLNESWTQFHATAEAKRQLIAAGFHLLNENDEWDLRPGGRYFFTRNMSCLVAFAVGEKYIVGNGFHVIAAHTDCPCLKLMEVVYDTLGSTET